The proteins below are encoded in one region of Synchiropus splendidus isolate RoL2022-P1 chromosome 13, RoL_Sspl_1.0, whole genome shotgun sequence:
- the LOC128769607 gene encoding uncharacterized protein LOC128769607 isoform X2, with amino-acid sequence MNMKRFGVGPPVVAQPPAHLARADQRGNVRATENRDEQLLLASLKRVAGPGSRTPHIPPAANPDMTHTVQESGIKKWKSSFKPLDGEEQSAEDSPGQTAHGSPATLRAPEDQNMNHIDKSSESYEHSSPVCDPEPEKPKKRLNKWRSMFKSLDEQIASAEAANSTGNRNKTELYDPFDLHHSDSDPESPEQKRFPLDQVYRGCLSPAQSHNSNSWDSGRPHQRNDSVPDGSRFKDPWSSSPPAASERQELRSLSPDQTISRSYPERLTYKEERREEEEELNTPKYRSEIATRVRLSPPRLKEDYQQFTAHKMRGVDRLSPSTVETKIRKRSIIMDKNPINCELCDIELASGPELENHLDSKTHWDTMEFIQKENHFDDLVIAFLQEVMLNKCSKCSPDVDPRAIQTLQEKDHMTKVEIFHCAACRVFVSTSVASVQKHITSEEHLFNTQDSEVDRRQACLEKADSMLKQLKPELEVFLKGGSPFQ; translated from the exons atgaatatgaagCGTTTCGGAGTTGGGCCACCGGTTGTAGCACAACCGCCTGCTCATCTCGCTCGAGCGGACCAGAGGGGGAATGTCAG AGCGACTGAAAACCGAGATGAACAACTTTTACTGGCATCGCTGAAGAGAGTCGCTGGGCCTGGGAGCAGGACTCCTCACATTCCTCCCGCAGCAAATCCAGACATGACACATACAG TTCAAGAAAGCGGCATCAAAAAATGGAAGTCGTCCTTCAAACCTCTGGATGGAGAAGAGCAGTCCGCTGAAGACTCTCCAGGTCAAACCGCTCACGGTTCACCAGCCACACT TCGAGCACCTGAGGACCAGAACATGAATCATATAGACAAAAGTTCTGAAAGCTACGAGCACAGCTCACCCGTGTGTGACCCTGAGCCCGAAAAGCCCA AGAAACGACTCAATAAATGGAGATCAATGTTTAAATCGCTAGACGAGCAAATAGCTTCTGCTGAGGCAGCAAATTCAACCGGTAACAGGAACAA GACTGAACTTTATGACCCCTTTGACCTCCATCATTCCGACTCTGATCCGGAGAGTCCCGAGCAGAAACGCTTCCCCTTGGATCAGGTTTACCGCGGCTGTCTGTCTCCAGCTCAGAGCCACAACAGCAACAGTTGGGACTCCGGCCGCCCGCATCAGAGAAACGACTCTGTTCCCGATGGTTCCCGCTTTAAAGACCCCTGGTCTTCCAGCCCCCCCGCAGCATCAGAGCGGCAGGAGCTCAGAAGCCTGAGCCCTGACCAAACCATCAGCAGATCCTATCCAGAACGGCTGACTTATaaagaagagaggagggaggaagaagaggagctaAATACGCCTAAATACAGAAGCGAG ATTGCCACTCGGGTTCGATTGTCTCCTCCTCGCTTAAAAGAAGACTATCAACAGTTCACAGCTCATAAGATGAGAG GAGTCGACCGCCTCTCACCGTCCACTGTGGAAACCAAGATCAGGAAGAGAAGTATCATAATGGATAA AAATCCTATCAACTGTGAACTCTGCGACATCGAACTAGCAAGTGGGCCGGAGCTGGAGAATCACCTGGACAGCAAGACTCACTGGGACACGATGGAGTTCatccagaaggaaaaccatttcGATGATTTGGTTATAGCTTTTTTACAG GAAGTCATGCTGAACAAGTGCTCCAAGTGCAGCCCAGACGTGGACCCCAGAGCCATTCAAA CGCTTCAGGAGAAGGACCACATGACAAAGGTTGAAATATTCCACTGCGCCGCGTGTCGAGTGTTTGTGTCCACGTCCGTCGCCTCGGTGCAGAAGCACATCACCTCGGAGGAACATCTCTTCAACACACAG GACTCGGAAGTGGATCGGAGGCAGGCTTGTCTTGAAAAAGCAGATTCAATGTTGAAACAGTTGAAACCAGAACTAGAAGTCTTTCTTAAG gGCGGCAGTCCCTTTCAATGA
- the lrrc8da gene encoding volume-regulated anion channel subunit LRRC8D, with protein sequence MFTLTEVASLNDIQPTYRILKPWWDVFMDYLGLVMLMLAIFAMTMQITKDQVACLPHLEESQETPGSKSDSHSTGCGLDAAVTEAPSAATPSPIETPFPLITDNMPDMAGDEMYPTRQQTAATRVQYVNQPQPTGVKTNLDFQQYVFINQICYHVALPWYSKYFPYLTLIHTLVLMVSSNFWFKYPKTSSKIEHFVSILGRCFESPWTTKALSETACEDSENKQRLTSTSAAPKEVSAEGKEESSNANSSVPALGVKFSADKPIAEVPSNMTILDKKDGEQAKALFEKVRKFRAHVEDSDFIYKLYVAQTIVKTVKFILILSYTSTFLVKINFRHDCEPDIKELTGYRRFFCTHNMAFMLNKLLITYMALILIYGMACLYALFWVFRRPLKEYSFEKVREESSFSDIPDVKNDFAFLLHMVDQYDLLYSKRFGVFLSEVSENKLREISLNHEWTFEKLRQLVTRNAQDQQELHLFMLSGLPNAVFDLTDLEVLKLELIPEVRFSAKVSQMTSLQELHLCHSPAKVEQTGFAFLRDHLRCLHVKFTDVAEIPTWVYLLRNLRELNLIGNLSSDNNKMIGLESMRDLKHLKTLCLKSNLTKMPTNITEVSPHLIRLVVHNDGTKLLVLNSLKKMTNLVDLELHTCELERIPHAVFSLINLQEVDLKSNNIRTIEEIISFQHLKRLTCLKLWHNKIITIPSSIGQVKSLESLHLSHNKLESLPPALFTLPKLRHLDVAHNSITVLPPDVGLLHNLQHLAINSNKVEMLPKHLFRCTKLKALCLSHNALTQLPETVGQLVQLTQLELRGNCLDRLPPQLGNCRMLRKHNLIVEDHLFDTLPVEVKESISRESFPSGL encoded by the coding sequence ATGTTCACCCTCACTGAGGTTGCATCTTTGAACGACATCCAGCCAACGTACCGCATCCTCAAGCCATGGTGGGATGTCTTCATGGACTACTTGGGCCTGGTCATGCTAATGCTGGCCATATTTGCCATGACCATGCAGATCACCAAGGACCAGGTGGCTTGCCTCCCTCATCTGGAGGAGTCGCAGGAGACGCCGGGCTCCAAATCCGATTCTCACTCCACTGGCTGTGGACTGGACGCGGCCGTGACGGAAGCCCCTTCGGCAGCTACTCCTTCTCCAATCGAAACCCCCTTCCCATTAATAACTGACAACATGCCTGACATGGCTGGGGATGAAATGTATCCGACTCGGCAACAAACAGCAGCGACAAGGGTCCAGTATGTCAATCAACCTCAGCCGACAGGCGTCAAGACCAATCTGGACTTCCAGCAATACGTCTTCATCAACCAAATATGCTACCACGTTGCCTTGCCCTGGTACTCTAAATACTTCCCGTACCTCACACTCATCCACACCCTTGTCCTCATGGTCAGTAGCAATTTCTGGTTCAAATATCCCAAAACCAGTTCAAAGATTGAGCACTTTGTTTCTATTTTGGGTAGATGCTTTGAGTCTCCTTGGACGACAAAAGCGTTGTCAGAAACCGCCTGCGAAGACTCGGAGAACAAACAGAGACTCACGAGCACATCTGCAGCGCCCAAAGAGGTTTCTGCAGAAGGGAAGGAGGAAAGCTCCAACGCTAACTCGTCCGTACCGGCGCTGGGGGTGAAATTCTCAGCTGATAAGCCCATCGCCGAGGTCCCCAGCAACATGACCATCCTGGACAAAAAAGATGGCGAGCAAGCCAAAGCGCTCTTTGAGAAGGTCCGGAAGTTCAGAGCTCACGTCGAAGACAGCGATTTTATCTACAAGCTCTATGTAGCACAGACCATTGTTAAAACGGTCAAGTTCATCCTCATCCTTTCCTACACATCCACCTTCTTGGTCAAGATCAACTTCAGGCACGATTGTGAGCCGGACATCAAGGAGCTGACCGGATACCGGAGGTTCTTTTGTACGCACAACATGGCTTTCATGCTGAATAAGCTGCTTATCACCTACATGGCTTTAATACTGATCTATGGCATGGCCTGCTTGTACGCCCTCTTCTGGGTTTTCCGCCGACCCCTGAAGGAGTATTCATTCGAAAAGGTCAGAGAAGAAAGCAGCTTTAGTGACATTCCTGATGTCAAAAATGATTTTGCATTCCTCTTACACATGGTCGACCAGTACGACTTGCTGTACTCCAAACGCTTCGGCGTCTTCTTGTCTGAGGTGAGCGAGAACAAGCTGAGGGAGATCAGCCTCAATCACGAGTGGACCTTCGAGAAGCTGCGGCAGCTGGTGACCCGGAACGCGCAGGACCAGCAGGAGCTGCATCTCTTCATGCTGTCGGGCCTCCCCAACGCGGTGTTCGACCTCACCGACCTGGAGGTGCTCAAACTGGAGCTGATCCCCGAGGTGAGGTTCTCCGCCAAGGTCTCGCAAATGACCAGCTTGCAGGAGCTGCACCTGTGTCACAGTCCAGCCAAAGTGGAGCAGACAGGGTTTGCTTTTCTCCGGGACCATCTCAGATGCCTTCATGTCAAGTTCACGGATGTCGCTGAGATCCCAACCTGGGTGTACCTGCTCCGCAATTTGAGGGAGCTCAACTTAATCGGGAACTTAAGCTCTGACAATAACAAGATGATCGGCCTCGAGTCCATGAGGGATTTGAAGCACTTGAAGACCTTGTGCTTGAAGAGCAACCTGACGAAAATGCCCACCAATATCACGGAGGTCTCACCTCATCTGATCAGGCTGGTTGTGCACAACGACGGTACGAAACTCTTGGTACTGAACAGCCTGAAGAAAATGACCAACCTTGTGGACCTGGAGCTGcacacctgtgagctggagaggATTCCTCACGCAGTCTTCAGCTTGATCAACCTTCAAGAGGTGGACTTGAAGTCCAACAACATCCGCACCATCGAGGAGATCATCAGCTTCCAGCACCTCAAGAGGCTGACCTGTCTTAAGCTGTGGCACAACAAGATCATCACCATTCCGTCGTCCATCGGCCAGGTCAAGTCTCTGGAGTCCCTCCACCTCTCGCACAATAAACTGGAGTCCCTCCCCCCGGCTCTGTTCACGCTGCCTAAGCTGCGGCACTTGGATGTGGCCCACAATTCCATCACGGTCCTTCCCCCAGACGTGGGTCTGCTGCACAACCTCCAGCACTTGGCCATCAACTCCAACAAGGTGGAGATGCTGCCCAAGCATCTGTTCCGGTGCACCAAGCTGAAGGCGTTGTGTCTGAGTCACAACGCGCTGACTCAGCTGCCCGAGACGGTGGGCCAGCTGGTCCAGCTCACTCAGCTGGAGCTCCGGGGGAACTGTCTGGACCGGCTGCCTCCGCAGCTGGGCAACTGCCGCATGCTGCGCAAACACAACCTGATTGTCGAGGACCATCTCTTTGACACGCTGCCCGTGGAAGTGAAAGAGAGCATCAGCCGAGAGTCATTTCCAAGTGGCTTATAG
- the LOC128769607 gene encoding uncharacterized protein LOC128769607 isoform X3, with translation MTHTVQESGIKKWKSSFKPLDGEEQSAEDSPGQTAHGSPATLRAPEDQNMNHIDKSSESYEHSSPVCDPEPEKPKKRLNKWRSMFKSLDEQIASAEAANSTGNRNKTELYDPFDLHHSDSDPESPEQKRFPLDQVYRGCLSPAQSHNSNSWDSGRPHQRNDSVPDGSRFKDPWSSSPPAASERQELRSLSPDQTISRSYPERLTYKEERREEEEELNTPKYRSEIATRVRLSPPRLKEDYQQFTAHKMRGVDRLSPSTVETKIRKRSIIMDKNPINCELCDIELASGPELENHLDSKTHWDTMEFIQKENHFDDLVIAFLQEVMLNKCSKCSPDVDPRAIQTLQEKDHMTKVEIFHCAACRVFVSTSVASVQKHITSEEHLFNTQDSEVDRRQACLEKADSMLKQLKPELEVFLKVLNFTNCTLYRS, from the exons ATGACACATACAG TTCAAGAAAGCGGCATCAAAAAATGGAAGTCGTCCTTCAAACCTCTGGATGGAGAAGAGCAGTCCGCTGAAGACTCTCCAGGTCAAACCGCTCACGGTTCACCAGCCACACT TCGAGCACCTGAGGACCAGAACATGAATCATATAGACAAAAGTTCTGAAAGCTACGAGCACAGCTCACCCGTGTGTGACCCTGAGCCCGAAAAGCCCA AGAAACGACTCAATAAATGGAGATCAATGTTTAAATCGCTAGACGAGCAAATAGCTTCTGCTGAGGCAGCAAATTCAACCGGTAACAGGAACAA GACTGAACTTTATGACCCCTTTGACCTCCATCATTCCGACTCTGATCCGGAGAGTCCCGAGCAGAAACGCTTCCCCTTGGATCAGGTTTACCGCGGCTGTCTGTCTCCAGCTCAGAGCCACAACAGCAACAGTTGGGACTCCGGCCGCCCGCATCAGAGAAACGACTCTGTTCCCGATGGTTCCCGCTTTAAAGACCCCTGGTCTTCCAGCCCCCCCGCAGCATCAGAGCGGCAGGAGCTCAGAAGCCTGAGCCCTGACCAAACCATCAGCAGATCCTATCCAGAACGGCTGACTTATaaagaagagaggagggaggaagaagaggagctaAATACGCCTAAATACAGAAGCGAG ATTGCCACTCGGGTTCGATTGTCTCCTCCTCGCTTAAAAGAAGACTATCAACAGTTCACAGCTCATAAGATGAGAG GAGTCGACCGCCTCTCACCGTCCACTGTGGAAACCAAGATCAGGAAGAGAAGTATCATAATGGATAA AAATCCTATCAACTGTGAACTCTGCGACATCGAACTAGCAAGTGGGCCGGAGCTGGAGAATCACCTGGACAGCAAGACTCACTGGGACACGATGGAGTTCatccagaaggaaaaccatttcGATGATTTGGTTATAGCTTTTTTACAG GAAGTCATGCTGAACAAGTGCTCCAAGTGCAGCCCAGACGTGGACCCCAGAGCCATTCAAA CGCTTCAGGAGAAGGACCACATGACAAAGGTTGAAATATTCCACTGCGCCGCGTGTCGAGTGTTTGTGTCCACGTCCGTCGCCTCGGTGCAGAAGCACATCACCTCGGAGGAACATCTCTTCAACACACAG GACTCGGAAGTGGATCGGAGGCAGGCTTGTCTTGAAAAAGCAGATTCAATGTTGAAACAGTTGAAACCAGAACTAGAAGTCTTTCTTAAGGTACTTAACTTTACTAACTGTACATTATATAgatcataa
- the znf644a gene encoding zinc finger protein 644a, producing the protein MATEMACLAGVDVEDQDGHPEINVLTLLQDPMRMAQDPVSCTNSFEKNALKHNSSLDVLSNSAILSPIGLENGPSSQPATEAHELESMSNEREEEKDMTQLKTVQDIDTAGIWGFQTESPENSLDNGDLKWDPHKEFMHFLWDSQSNSPSEESKDAQLTDQQRRRKRKMDMVVMVDPSEDFYSKELSEESFEPENHQDSIIITKEKKSVPLPTEKLKKHPNGTIKVKNSAKLSTPPFVCKECGQSFRKSGSLIEHMSTHKEKSRRPDDKKVRTDKKRDKSKSAKLCCPQCTFVTNCPNTFVEHAKTHKKDKKKLRCDKCSFNTWTESDLKRHKIMNHTDVTLRKKTLKEEPTSFSCNICSYKTFSKTIFENHILIRHDLSYEEYELDQGEEEAPLSKKQNSSPVQDAEFTSKLIYKHMTSEKAGSPKESNEISDLFKNSNNKRVKSQLMHSKLDRSIDILLSKQRDGKKSEEVIEEEKNNGRISGLDYTEKETDHLSKTNTAEAGDSKSEKKNHGIFPTSNNSAPKLNHELSVFRKSPSKRKMSKPYRNTSNQATRFILPKPSTKTLNHVDAENANVFHFDDEESNRNIFENGIKKSKQNIIYTFSRRMSMRGALQASKRLFEKIKTEKQQQGSLDIKEECIESEVFPDTFEPHTIPLGESFEDDPPDAEVDRKNCPYCPAVFESGVGLSNHIRGHLHRVGINYNARHEVSPEQVAYQDRRPRVRRKMSRAKQLQRAAQIQLGIDPLQSIHSCPLCGDSFDNRTGQANHIRGHLKKLGRRFISKSKSPVVLLQELMQDKKEFQRAVQLLGRKRNHYRYDGYFTPTVASVSADATPATPTFTVPDLEPDKKEVPAKEAKDSLSGTNALIGILKKRKCLEESKPKASAQMSKNLQLVPSNTEHCPGSKLASSMPNSVCEKGEFNRKVCVHCNATFHSGVSLSNHLRAYAKRKRNALQEGTTFDCKIRKQRSRPGSKKKTPALPQTPEEMYRLTCRFCDLVFQGPLSVQEDWIKHLQRHIMNTSVPHTGLGMVDVMPSDPPSQKTEQDSSWTASDAAL; encoded by the exons GGCGACTGAAATGGCGTGTCTTGCGGGGGTTGATGTTGAGGATCAAGACGGGCATCCTGAGATTAATGTCCTTACACTCCTGCAAGACCCAATGAGAATGGCCCAAGATCCAGTGTCTTGCACCaattcttttgaaaaaaacgctCTCAAACATAACAGTTCCCTCGATGTGCTTTCAAACTCTGCGATCTTGTCTCCGATCGGCTTGGAGAATGGACCTTCTTCACAACCCGCCACTGAGGCTCACGAACTTGAAAGCATGTCCAAcgaaagagaggaggaaaagGACATGACACAACTAAAAACGGTGCAAGATATCGACACTGCCGGAATATGGGGCTTTCAGACAGAGTCGCCCGAGAACTCTTTGGATAATGGAGACTTGAAGTGGGACCCACATAAAGAGTTCATGCACTTTCTGTGGGATAGTCAAAGCAATTCCCCCAGTGAGGAGTCTAAAGATGCCCAATTGACAGACCAACAAAGGAGAAGAAAACGGAAAATGGACATGGTTGTTATGGTGGATCCATCCGAGGACTTCTATTCCAAGGAGCTCTCTGAAGAGTCGTTTGAGCCGGAGAACCACCAAGACTCCATCATTATCACGAAAGAGAAGAAATCAGTGCCGTTACCAACCGAGAAACTCAAAAAGCATCCCAATGGAACCATCAAGGTTAAGAATTCTGCAAAACTTTCAACTCCACCATTCGTTTGCAAAGAATGCGGGCAGTCATTTCGGAAATCCGGGTCTCTCATTGaacacatgtccacacacaaagaaaagagTAGAAGACCTGATGACAAAAAAGTACGGACAGACAAGAAGAGGGACAAAAGCAAAAGCGCTAAACTGTGCTGCCCTCAATGCACATTCGTAACAAACTGCCCAAACACTTTTGTTGAACACGCAAAAACACACAAGAAGGACAAGAAAAAGCTGAGATGCGACAAATGTAGCTTTAACACTTGGACTGAGAGTGATCTTAAGAGGCATAAGATTATGAATCACACAGATGTAACATTAAGAAAAAAGACTCTAAAGGAGGAGCCCACTTCGTTCTCCTGTAATATTTGTTCCTATAAAACGTTCAGCAAAACCATTTTCGAGAATCACATCCTGATTCGACACGACCTTTCATACGAAGAGTATGAATTAGACcagggtgaagaagaagcaCCGCTGTCCAAGAAGCAGAACAGTTCGCCGGTTCAAGACGCAGAGTTTACATCGAAACTTATATATAAACACATGACATCAGAAAAAGCCGGCTCGCCCAAGGAGTCCAATGAAATATCAGACTTGTTCAAAAATAGCAACAATAAACGAGTTAAGTCCCAACTGATGCACTCCAAACTGGACCGATCTATTGACATCCTCCTGTCCAAACAAAGAGATGGAAAGAAGAGTGAGGAGGTCATcgaggaggagaagaacaaTGGCAGGATATCTGGTCTGGATTATACAGAAAAGGAAACCGACCACTTGTCAAAAACGAATACTGCGGAAGCTGGAGATTCAAAATCCGAGAAAAAGAACCACGGGATATTCCCCACTTCAAATAACAGCGCCCCCAAATTAAATCACGAGTTGTCCGTTTTTAGAAAGTCACCTTCCAAGAGGAAGATGTCCAAGCCGTATCGCAACACTTCAAACCAAGCCACGCGCTTCATCCTGCCTAAGCCCTCGACTAAGACGCTGAACCATGTGGACGCGGAAAACGCCAACGTTTTCCACTTTGACGACGAAGAGTCGAACAGGAACATCTTTGAAAATGGCATCAAGAAGAGCAAGCAAAATATCATTTATACTTTCAGTAGGAGGATGTCAATGAGAGGTGCCCTGCAAGCATCCAAGAGGCTCTTTGAGAAGATCAAGACGGAGAAGCAACAGCAGGGCAGCCTTGATATAAAAGAAGAGTGCATCGAATCCGAGGTTTTCCCTGATACCTTTGAGCCACACACCATACCGCTTGGAGAATCGTTTGAAGACGACCCGCCAGACGCCGAGGTCGACCGCAAGAACTGTCCGTATTGTCCTGCCGTTTTTGAATCTGGCGTGGGATTGTCCAATCACATCCGGGGGCATCTTCATCGAGTGGGAATAAATTACAACGCACGTCACGAGGTGTCTCCCGAGCAAGTGGCTTACCAGGACAGGAGGCCCAGGGTGCGACGGAAGATGTCAAGAGCGAAGCAGCTACAAAGAG CGGCCCAAATACAGTTGGGCATTGACCCGCTACAGAGCATCCACTCTTGTCCGTTGTGCGGGGACTCGTTTGATaacaggacaggacaggccaACCACATACGTGGCCACCTCAAGAAGCTCGGAAGGAGGTTCATCTCCAAGAGCAAATCACCAGTTGTCTTACTCCAGGAGCTGATGCAGGACAAGAAAGAATTCCAGAGGGCCGTCCAGCTTCTGGGAAGGAAGCGCAACCATTATCGCTACGACGGCTACTTCACGCCAACCGTTGCTAGCGTTAGCGCGGACGCTACACCAGCGACGCCCACGTTTACTGTGCCGGACTTGGAACCAGATAAAAAAGAGGTACCAGCCAAGGAGGCGAAAGATTCGCTGTCCGGCACCAACGCGTTGATAGGGATTTTAAAGAAGCGGAAGTGTCTGGAAGAGTCCAAACCCAAGGCCTCTGCTCAAATGTCCAAAAATCTCCAGCTAGTTCCCTCAAACACAGAACACTGCCCAGGGTCTAAACTCGCCTCTTCGATGCCAAATTCTGTTTGTG AGAAGGGCGAATTCAACAGGAAGGTGTGCGTCCACTGCAACGCCACGTTTCACAGCGGAGTTAGCTTGTCCAACCATCTGCGGGCATACGCCAAGCGAAAAAGAAATGCCTTACAAGAGGGTACAA ccttCGACTGCAAAATCCGTAAGCAGCGCTCACGGCCGGGCTCAAAGAAGAAGACACCTGCCTTACCCCAAACTCCAGAGGAAATGTACCGACTCACATGCCG gttCTGCGACCTTGTCTTCCAGGGTCCTCTGTCGGTCCAGGAGGACTGGATCAAACACTTGCAAAGACATATTATGAACACTAGTGTCCCCCACACTGGACTAGGCATGGTAGACGTCATGCCCTCGGACCCCCCCAGCCAAAAGACTGAGCAGGACAGCTCGTGGACTGCCTCCGACGCAGCCTTGTGA
- the LOC128769607 gene encoding uncharacterized protein LOC128769607 isoform X1, whose product MNMKRFGVGPPVVAQPPAHLARADQRGNVRATENRDEQLLLASLKRVAGPGSRTPHIPPAANPDMTHTVQESGIKKWKSSFKPLDGEEQSAEDSPGQTAHGSPATLRAPEDQNMNHIDKSSESYEHSSPVCDPEPEKPKKRLNKWRSMFKSLDEQIASAEAANSTGNRNKTELYDPFDLHHSDSDPESPEQKRFPLDQVYRGCLSPAQSHNSNSWDSGRPHQRNDSVPDGSRFKDPWSSSPPAASERQELRSLSPDQTISRSYPERLTYKEERREEEEELNTPKYRSEIATRVRLSPPRLKEDYQQFTAHKMRGVDRLSPSTVETKIRKRSIIMDKNPINCELCDIELASGPELENHLDSKTHWDTMEFIQKENHFDDLVIAFLQEVMLNKCSKCSPDVDPRAIQTLQEKDHMTKVEIFHCAACRVFVSTSVASVQKHITSEEHLFNTQDSEVDRRQACLEKADSMLKQLKPELEVFLKVLNFTNCTLYRS is encoded by the exons atgaatatgaagCGTTTCGGAGTTGGGCCACCGGTTGTAGCACAACCGCCTGCTCATCTCGCTCGAGCGGACCAGAGGGGGAATGTCAG AGCGACTGAAAACCGAGATGAACAACTTTTACTGGCATCGCTGAAGAGAGTCGCTGGGCCTGGGAGCAGGACTCCTCACATTCCTCCCGCAGCAAATCCAGACATGACACATACAG TTCAAGAAAGCGGCATCAAAAAATGGAAGTCGTCCTTCAAACCTCTGGATGGAGAAGAGCAGTCCGCTGAAGACTCTCCAGGTCAAACCGCTCACGGTTCACCAGCCACACT TCGAGCACCTGAGGACCAGAACATGAATCATATAGACAAAAGTTCTGAAAGCTACGAGCACAGCTCACCCGTGTGTGACCCTGAGCCCGAAAAGCCCA AGAAACGACTCAATAAATGGAGATCAATGTTTAAATCGCTAGACGAGCAAATAGCTTCTGCTGAGGCAGCAAATTCAACCGGTAACAGGAACAA GACTGAACTTTATGACCCCTTTGACCTCCATCATTCCGACTCTGATCCGGAGAGTCCCGAGCAGAAACGCTTCCCCTTGGATCAGGTTTACCGCGGCTGTCTGTCTCCAGCTCAGAGCCACAACAGCAACAGTTGGGACTCCGGCCGCCCGCATCAGAGAAACGACTCTGTTCCCGATGGTTCCCGCTTTAAAGACCCCTGGTCTTCCAGCCCCCCCGCAGCATCAGAGCGGCAGGAGCTCAGAAGCCTGAGCCCTGACCAAACCATCAGCAGATCCTATCCAGAACGGCTGACTTATaaagaagagaggagggaggaagaagaggagctaAATACGCCTAAATACAGAAGCGAG ATTGCCACTCGGGTTCGATTGTCTCCTCCTCGCTTAAAAGAAGACTATCAACAGTTCACAGCTCATAAGATGAGAG GAGTCGACCGCCTCTCACCGTCCACTGTGGAAACCAAGATCAGGAAGAGAAGTATCATAATGGATAA AAATCCTATCAACTGTGAACTCTGCGACATCGAACTAGCAAGTGGGCCGGAGCTGGAGAATCACCTGGACAGCAAGACTCACTGGGACACGATGGAGTTCatccagaaggaaaaccatttcGATGATTTGGTTATAGCTTTTTTACAG GAAGTCATGCTGAACAAGTGCTCCAAGTGCAGCCCAGACGTGGACCCCAGAGCCATTCAAA CGCTTCAGGAGAAGGACCACATGACAAAGGTTGAAATATTCCACTGCGCCGCGTGTCGAGTGTTTGTGTCCACGTCCGTCGCCTCGGTGCAGAAGCACATCACCTCGGAGGAACATCTCTTCAACACACAG GACTCGGAAGTGGATCGGAGGCAGGCTTGTCTTGAAAAAGCAGATTCAATGTTGAAACAGTTGAAACCAGAACTAGAAGTCTTTCTTAAGGTACTTAACTTTACTAACTGTACATTATATAgatcataa